GCCTTTTTCTTTCTTTAAAAGCGAAGCTCATTACCATACCAACAACAAAGGCCATAAGTAGAGCAGAAATTATCCTTGAAATGACCATCTTGCTTCCTACGATACTCCCCGAGAAAATAAGAGCGAGGATCTTTGACGCAGGCGCAACCCAGAGGATAATAAAAGCCACCCCTATTCCGCACCGGTTTTCGGTGCCTATTCTTTAAACCCTTAAGGATTTCAT
This portion of the Actinomycetota bacterium genome encodes:
- a CDS encoding permease, producing MAFIILWVAPASKILALIFSGSIVGSKMVISRIISALLMAFVVGMVMSFAFKERKR